The Maridesulfovibrio hydrothermalis AM13 = DSM 14728 DNA window ATTCTTCATATAAATCGCTGGTAAGCTGTGAAACGTGCGACTCAATAAGAGAACGAACTTCTCCGGTCATGCATGTTTGCAGGCGCTCCTCAAGGATGTCGGTAATGATAAACATCGCCACAATGGGAATAATGGCGGCTGCACAGGCAGTGGCTATAACTTTTCGTCTGAGGGAAAAACGCATGGGATACTTCCTGAGCCTTCCGTCTGGGGCGAAACAGCGGCGGCAGTTTTTTACAGATTATGAAAACATATCGGCATAGCAGCCTGTTTTTCAAAAAAAGTACTGATCAGAATTCTGACCTGCAATTTCTTTGTATTTATTTTATTTGATTAAATCAATGACCACGGACACTATGCACCACTTCTTTAAAAAATATATTAAATTCATGTAAAGTGTTTGGAATTAACAGCCGATAGCAAAGGTATGAACACACGGATAGATGACTGTCCGTAGAATGTCCCCACTCATGGAGGAGTGTATGTATTATCACGGATTTGATAATAAAGCTGTATCTGCCAATAAGTACTGGACCAGCAAGGATGATGAACTAGTTTCCATTCTTTTTGCAAAAATAGTTAATAAGACGGTTAATACGCAGGAGCCATGTCCTGAGCAGGAAGAACTGGTGGAGCAAATGGTTAATAACCTTTTTGACCTTTGCTTTTACATAAATAAAGACGTGCATAACTGCTGATTTAAGGCAGTACGTAATATGATTTTTACGCGGGTGAAGATTCTTTTGCTTACAGGCAGAAATTTTTTCAATCTTTAAGTGTATTCAATAAAGCCGGATTTTCGCAAAAAAAAATGCGAGAATCCGGATTTCTATATGAAATTATTCAGAAATTATTTTAAAAATTGTGTTTCACAAAAAAATCCCCGACAGTTTGCAACTGTCGGGGATTTCAGTTTTCAACTCCTTCAAGGGGAGAGAAATAAAGTCAGCTGAATTTATCCAGATGGATGAATCTAGCTGATCTGAGCAAGACGGGGAGCGTTTTTCGCTTTCTCTTCTTCAGCTCTCTTGCGCAGGTAGTGAACCATGGTAAGAATTGCAGTGATAGCTTCAAAGCCTTCCTGTTCAACTGTGCTTACCAGATCTTCAGAAGGGTCAGCCTGCAAAGCACTTTTCAGAGCTTTGGAGTATCTTCCGAAGCCGTCCATGAGATCAAGAGCCATGTAGTTAGCTTCATCAGGATCTTCAGGGTTGATATCCATAGGTACAAGTACGTAACCCATGATATTGGCAAGTCTGGTCAGAGGACGAATGCTGCCGGTGGATCTCATGATGGGGATCAGTTCTTCAATACCAACCTTGGCCCCTTTGTCTTCGGGGTTGATTTCACGAAGAAGTGTGGGGTAGGGCTTGCTGATTTCGTTTGCAACGTCACGAGCAGGTTTATCATTTTTGAGGACAACATCCTGTAAAAGCTTAGTAAGTTCGTTGTTAGCCATTGTGTTTCTCCCTTGATTCATTATTTTGTAATTATTACTACCTAATTAATGTAAGCGATATTCATGCCAGTGTAATCGGTAATAACATTAAAGTTTTTAATAGCATTAAAACAGCTACTTATAAAAACTAATCATATATACACTTGCAACTTATGTCTTGTGCTGCAAGAATTTTTACTGGTTGGCAGGAATATTAGTTATCCCATAAATCATTGCTGATTCGCAAACAAGGCTATACAGCTAATAGTGAGCACTTGCAAGAGGATATTTGATTAAATTTAAAACTATATCTTTAAAGTATAGAATTGGCGCATTTAAAAAGGACACTGCTCTTAAACAGTGTCCTTAGAAGGTTGGTTTGCAGCCGATTTAGAAATCAATTCCGAGGGATTCCAGATATACTTTACCGGAAAAAGTCAGTTCCGCTCCGCCCTGAAGGAATACATTGCCGTCTTCGATGATAACTTTAAGAATTTCACTGCCGGAGGTTTTTACCCGCACAGCTGCATCGGTAAGGCCTAGCTTATTCAAAGTGACCTGAACTGCGCTTACACCAGTTCCGCAGGCATAGGTTTCGTCTTCCACACCTCTTTCGTAGGTGCGCACTATCAGGCTGTCGTTGTCGTCAATCTGTACGAAGTTAACATTGGTTCCGGCAGGAGCAAATGCTTCATGGTATCTGAACGCACTGCCGAGTTTTTTGATGTCCACTTCTTCCACATCGGCAACCTGAACCACAACGTGAGGTACTCCGGTGTTGGCAAAATGGTACTGGTATTTTTCACCGTCAATTTCAAGAGTCTGGTTAACTGCAACTCCCTGAGGAGCAGTCAACTGAACTTTAACCTCTTCAAGGTGAGGGAAAACCTGAACTTTTATCGGGCCGGCATCAGATCCGAAAGTGTGCTGCTCGCCAGCAATTTCCAGTGCGTGTGCAAGCCGTCCGGCACAGCGTGAAGCATTGCCGCACATCTCAGCCCTTGAGCCGTCTGAATTGTAGAATTGCCATACGAAATCGAGATCTGATCCTTCGGGGGCATTTTCAATGAAGAAAAGCCCGTCTGCATAAATTCCGAAAGCACGCTGGCAAAGTTTTTCAGCCCACTGGGGCATTTTTTCTACTGGCACACCAAGTTCGCGGTTATCAATGATTACAAAGTCATTGCCGCAGCCCTGCATCTTATAAAAAGGGATTGATTTTCCGAACATTTTACTCATTTTCAGCCTCTTTACGCTTTTTGGTGTGATTAAAAAATATTATCCACTCTAAGGAATGGACAGTCAAATTTGCTTACTTAACTTTCTGAAACCCGGGGATGAATTTTCCGCGCCAGATACAGGAAGGGGGTATCCATTACCGCTACAATAACCTTGAACAGGTAGGTTGTAAAAAGAATTTCGAGCCAGACATCAAAGGGAAAAAGTCCCCACAGGGCAATAAAGCAAAAAACCGATGAATCAAGAAGCTGGCTCAAAAGGGTTGAAGCATTGTTTCTGAGCCACAAACGCCTTTCGCCCATTTTTTCTTTTAATTTATGAAATACATAAACATCATGGAGCTGTGAAATCAGGTAGGCACACAAACTGCCCAGAGCAATGCGGGGCAAAAACCCGAAGATGGCTTCAAGGTGCGGCTGGGCAAAGTCGTCCACTGTCGGGGTAAATCGCAGTGCCAGCTGCATATAAACAACAGCCATCAAAAGAATTACAAAGCCCAGATAAACGGCTTTTCTGGCTTCTTTTTTGCCATAAAATTCGCTGAGCATATCCGTTGAGAGGAATACGCTGGCATATAAAATATTTCCGAGTGTCGTTGTCATTCCGAAAAGTTCGATTGTTTTGAGTACCTGAATATTACAAAGGATCAGGTTGAAAACAATAAGCCCGAACAACCCTGTTTTACCGAAGTAGCGGTAGACAATCAATACAAGGCTGAGGTCCATGAGGGCGAAGCCAATCCATAATAATTCATTCATACTGTATATCTCCTATCAGCGTATCCGCTTAAGACTTAAAAAAAAATAGCGCATAACCACCGGTTACGCGCTATTTTCAGTGTCTGGTAGCGTAAACTATTCAGCAGATTTTTTACTTTTAAGCAACGGCTTCTTGATTCCGAATTTTGTCAGCACTTTTCTCATGATACTTGTAGAGTCAGGCGTTCCTGTATGGCGTACAAAGACCCGGTACCATGTGCGTGAACCGCCTTTTCCGCTCTGAACATATGAATCCAGACCGTTTGCGACCAGCTTGCTGCTGAATTCCTGCGCCCGTATCTCTGATCCGAATGATGCCGCCTGATATATGTAGTGGTATACAGGTGTATCCGGCTCGTCGGGGTTGTCTATTTCTATTTCGACTTCCGGCTCAGTATCAGATGGCGCCTTCTGGGCTTTCACAGTCTGAGTGGCAGGTTGCGTTTTTTCCACGGGGGCCTGAATTTTCTTAGCCGGAGCAGGTTTCTTTTTCACCGGCGGGGTCGCTTTGGGCTTCTTCGGCTGAGGTGCTACAGCAGATTCAGGCTTGATTTTAAGCTGATCAATATACTGTAAGTCCTCCGGCTTGAGCACGCCGCCTTTAACTTCACCGGACTTGTTGGTTGACTGGCTGGGCATCATCATTGCCAGTTCCGGCATATCCTTTTCAGGCTGATAACCGCGTCCAAGCAGAATTCCTAAAATAAAGAAAGCGCATAGTGCTGCAACGCCGCCGGCGCACAGCCCGATTATTTCCGGTACAGTGAAGGTGAAAGAGTATGTCTTTTCCTGAGCGGAGCCGGATTTTTTCTTTCCTTTAGGGACAGCCATTATTTCTCCGTTTATTATTACATGCTCTCAGGAGCAGAAACCCCGAGCAGGCTGAGTCCGTTGGCCAGAGTTCTTGCCACCGCAGTAAGCAGAACGAGCCGTGCGGCGATGACCTCTTTCTCCGCAGAGAGAATATGGTGCATGGAGTAAAATCTATGCAACGCGCCGGCAAGATCACGCAGGTAGTAGCTGATGACGTGCGGACTCATATTTTTACTTGCATTTTCAGCAACATCAGAGAACTGGTCCATGAGTTTCATGAGGTTCAGTTCTTCGGGGTTGGTGAGAATGCCCAGCATGGCGGGATCGGCTGCCGGGACTTGAATGTCCTGACCTGCGGCTTTGCGGATTACGGAGCAGATGCGCGCATGAGCATACTGTACATAGTAGACCGGGTTTTCCATGCTCTTCTGTTTGACCAGATCAAGGTCGAAATCAAGGTGGCTGTCACTTTTACGGGACAGAAACATGAAGCGGGATGCATCACGGCCGACCTCGTTGACAACGTCTTCGAGAGTTTCAAATTTTCCGGCGCGGGTGGACATGGCTATCTGTTCACCGCCGCGCAGCAGGTTGACAAGCTGCACGAGGATAACATCAAGCTGCCCTTTTTTGCCGAGTGCTTCAACTGCGGCCTGCATGCGGGGAATGTAGCCATGATGGTCGGCCCCCCAGATGTCAACAACCTTGTCGAATCCGCGTTTGTATTTATCATCGTGGTAGGCGATATCTGAAGCGAAATAGGTCAGGTCACCGTTGGATTTGCGCAGAACCCGGTCCTTATCATCACCCAGATCAGTGGATTTAAACCAGAGTGCGCCGTCTTTTTCGTAAGCCATGCCTCTTGCTATGAGATCGGTAAAGGTTTCATCAACCTTTCCGGCAGAGACAAGGCTTTTTTCGGAAAACCATACATCGTGGCGGACATCAAAGGCAGCAAGGTCTTTTTTGATGCCTTCAAGAATTTCATTCATTCCGTATTCACGGCAGATGGCAACGGCTTTGTCTTCCTCCATTTCAAGAATGGAGGGATTGCGTTCCAGTACTTCTGCTGCGATATCCCTGATGTAATCGCCTTTGTAGAAATCTTCAGGGTCAGCTATGTCGCGTCCCTGGGACTGCTGTAGCCTGACCCAGATGGAGTTACCGAGGATAAGCATCTGGCGCCCTGCGTCATTGACGTAGTATTCAGCTTCAACTTCATGTCCGGTGAATTCAAGAATGCGTACCAGACAGTCGCCCAGAGCCGCGCCGCGTCCGTGCCCGATATGAAGCGGTCCGGTGGGATTGGCGGAAACGTATTCAACCTGAATTTTAAGGTCTTTGCCTATATCGCTGCGGCCGAAATCTTCACCTCTTTCAATAACTTCAGGGATCATAGCCTGCCAGAAGGAATTGGAAAAAGTGAAGTTGAGGAAGCCGGGGCCGGCAATATCAACTTTTTCAATATATTGATCGTTATCAAGTTCGCTTCTGATTTCTTCAGCTATGGCGCGTGGATTCATCTTTGCCTGCTTGGACAGCATCATGGCAATGTTTGCGGACATATCGCCGAATTTTTTATCTTTGGGCGGTTCGAGGACGGCTTTTTCAGGCCATTCCCAGCCTTTGGTATCAAGAATGGAACCGAGAACTTTTTCTAAGTGTAGTTTAGCTTTCATTACGGATTAAAAATCTCCTTATCAGATTATGGTAAAGTCGCTTATCATCTTTCCGTGCGCCTTCCAAGTACCCTTTATGGGCATAAGGCGATACAGTCAGTGATTATAAGTCCATATCTGAGTATAAAATGAAAATCTTCATTGCTATTTATATAGATACAGCAAAAAATAGCTTCATACCAAGGAGAAAATTAATCGGATTCCTTTATCAACCTTTAACTTGCTCGAAAGAGTGTTTCCGTATCAAGGCAATGATATGAGCAAAACAATTGCGCTTTTGACTGATTTCGGACTGGATGACCCGTATGTGGGGCAGATGAAAGGAGTTCTGGCCGCTCTTGCACCGAAGTCACGGGTGATTGATGTCAGCCACGGGGTTGAACCCTTTTGCATCGCGCAGGGTGCTTTTTTTCTGGCCGCTGCTTTGCACCATTTTCCTGATGAAACTGTTTTTGTCGCTGTGGTCGACCCGGGGGTCGGCAGTGCAAGAAAAATAATCGGTGTGGAGATTGGAGGGCGGATTATTCTGGCTCCCGATAACGGTCTTATTGAACTTGTGGAGGCGCAGTCCAAAGGTTCTATAATAGTTACTGATCTAAGTGATATCGCGGGCAAAATGAGCAGCTCGGCCACTTTTCATGGTCGTGATATTTTTGCCCCTGTTGCTGCTGATATCGCTTGCGGAACTTCTCTTGAAAAGCTCGGGCCGAAACTTCCGCTGCGGGAAATTGTGCGTACCGGAATAGAAAAACCGCGCTGGATCAATAACGGAGTGGAAACGGTTATACTTCATAAAGACCGTTTCGGAAATCTGGTGCTCAATATTCCTGACGGGCAGTCTCTGCCGGAGCGTATGTCCATACCGGAAGATCAGCTCCTTTCCTGTAATGATTTAACCTGTGTGAAGCGGGTTTCCTGCTACGCTGAGCTTGAAACCGGAGCCACAGGGCTGATTGCCGGAAGTCAGGGGTTTTATGAACTGGCCCTGAATCGGGGAGCGGCTTCTGAAATGCTGGGGCTTGAACCGGGAGACAGTTTGACTTTAAAATGGAGCGCGCAATGCGGGCAGGTTTGATAAAAGACTTTTTAATTACTCTGGGATTTATGACCCGTCTTGGTCCGGTTCTGGATATTGAAGCCAGAGATCTGGCCCGCACTGTAAAATGGATGCCGCTTAGCGGACTGGTTCTTGGTGCATTGATTGTCCTGCCGTTTTACCTTGGGCTGTTTGCCGGTAAATACTGGATTCAGGCCTGGCTTACTGTTGCGGCTTCAGTATATTTGACCAGAGGGCTGCATTTTGACGGCATTGCCGATATTGCTGACGGGGCCGGTCCTTATCCAGATTCAGAAAGGTTTTGGAAGATTATTAAAGACAGCCGCAGCGGGGTGTTTGGAATTCTCGCTTCGGTTCTGGTCCTTCTCGGGCAGGTGCTTTGCTTCTATTATATATATGAAGTACAGGCTTATGCAGCTGCTGTATGGATTTTTATACTTGGTAGAATGGGCTGTTCGGCTATGTGCAGGGCCGGTCAGCGGTTTGCAAGACCGGGGCAGGGAATCCTTTTTATGAACGGAGGCGACGGCCGCTCTATTTCTTTGGCTTTTGTCTCAACTATAATAACAGGTTTTTTTGCTGTAAATATTCAGACACAATTGATCGCCTATGCACTGA harbors:
- a CDS encoding phage regulatory CII family protein, which translates into the protein MANNELTKLLQDVVLKNDKPARDVANEISKPYPTLLREINPEDKGAKVGIEELIPIMRSTGSIRPLTRLANIMGYVLVPMDINPEDPDEANYMALDLMDGFGRYSKALKSALQADPSEDLVSTVEQEGFEAITAILTMVHYLRKRAEEEKAKNAPRLAQIS
- the dapF gene encoding diaminopimelate epimerase: MSKMFGKSIPFYKMQGCGNDFVIIDNRELGVPVEKMPQWAEKLCQRAFGIYADGLFFIENAPEGSDLDFVWQFYNSDGSRAEMCGNASRCAGRLAHALEIAGEQHTFGSDAGPIKVQVFPHLEEVKVQLTAPQGVAVNQTLEIDGEKYQYHFANTGVPHVVVQVADVEEVDIKKLGSAFRYHEAFAPAGTNVNFVQIDDNDSLIVRTYERGVEDETYACGTGVSAVQVTLNKLGLTDAAVRVKTSGSEILKVIIEDGNVFLQGGAELTFSGKVYLESLGIDF
- a CDS encoding queuosine precursor transporter is translated as MNELLWIGFALMDLSLVLIVYRYFGKTGLFGLIVFNLILCNIQVLKTIELFGMTTTLGNILYASVFLSTDMLSEFYGKKEARKAVYLGFVILLMAVVYMQLALRFTPTVDDFAQPHLEAIFGFLPRIALGSLCAYLISQLHDVYVFHKLKEKMGERRLWLRNNASTLLSQLLDSSVFCFIALWGLFPFDVWLEILFTTYLFKVIVAVMDTPFLYLARKIHPRVSES
- a CDS encoding SPOR domain-containing protein, which codes for MAVPKGKKKSGSAQEKTYSFTFTVPEIIGLCAGGVAALCAFFILGILLGRGYQPEKDMPELAMMMPSQSTNKSGEVKGGVLKPEDLQYIDQLKIKPESAVAPQPKKPKATPPVKKKPAPAKKIQAPVEKTQPATQTVKAQKAPSDTEPEVEIEIDNPDEPDTPVYHYIYQAASFGSEIRAQEFSSKLVANGLDSYVQSGKGGSRTWYRVFVRHTGTPDSTSIMRKVLTKFGIKKPLLKSKKSAE
- the argS gene encoding arginine--tRNA ligase, encoding MKAKLHLEKVLGSILDTKGWEWPEKAVLEPPKDKKFGDMSANIAMMLSKQAKMNPRAIAEEIRSELDNDQYIEKVDIAGPGFLNFTFSNSFWQAMIPEVIERGEDFGRSDIGKDLKIQVEYVSANPTGPLHIGHGRGAALGDCLVRILEFTGHEVEAEYYVNDAGRQMLILGNSIWVRLQQSQGRDIADPEDFYKGDYIRDIAAEVLERNPSILEMEEDKAVAICREYGMNEILEGIKKDLAAFDVRHDVWFSEKSLVSAGKVDETFTDLIARGMAYEKDGALWFKSTDLGDDKDRVLRKSNGDLTYFASDIAYHDDKYKRGFDKVVDIWGADHHGYIPRMQAAVEALGKKGQLDVILVQLVNLLRGGEQIAMSTRAGKFETLEDVVNEVGRDASRFMFLSRKSDSHLDFDLDLVKQKSMENPVYYVQYAHARICSVIRKAAGQDIQVPAADPAMLGILTNPEELNLMKLMDQFSDVAENASKNMSPHVISYYLRDLAGALHRFYSMHHILSAEKEVIAARLVLLTAVARTLANGLSLLGVSAPESM
- a CDS encoding SAM hydrolase/SAM-dependent halogenase family protein; translation: MSKTIALLTDFGLDDPYVGQMKGVLAALAPKSRVIDVSHGVEPFCIAQGAFFLAAALHHFPDETVFVAVVDPGVGSARKIIGVEIGGRIILAPDNGLIELVEAQSKGSIIVTDLSDIAGKMSSSATFHGRDIFAPVAADIACGTSLEKLGPKLPLREIVRTGIEKPRWINNGVETVILHKDRFGNLVLNIPDGQSLPERMSIPEDQLLSCNDLTCVKRVSCYAELETGATGLIAGSQGFYELALNRGAASEMLGLEPGDSLTLKWSAQCGQV
- a CDS encoding adenosylcobinamide-GDP ribazoletransferase translates to MRAGLIKDFLITLGFMTRLGPVLDIEARDLARTVKWMPLSGLVLGALIVLPFYLGLFAGKYWIQAWLTVAASVYLTRGLHFDGIADIADGAGPYPDSERFWKIIKDSRSGVFGILASVLVLLGQVLCFYYIYEVQAYAAAVWIFILGRMGCSAMCRAGQRFARPGQGILFMNGGDGRSISLAFVSTIITGFFAVNIQTQLIAYALTSLCIFFLYRLAETVNGANGDFLGGAVVLAEISGLLAFSMLN